A region of Necator americanus strain Aroian chromosome I, whole genome shotgun sequence DNA encodes the following proteins:
- a CDS encoding hypothetical protein (NECATOR_CHRI.G1922.T1) — MAHEKTICRNVRQLNQLTALGKIDLPLPEINTAESLSSDREGCELNYEPVVEESLLSGIDTGYSGVGFAVHPSVVYLVDSHEILSLRLAILRLRPLRQKPIGIINCYSPTSAADESDMNAFYEELEEVIRNEKSFYKFVVGDFNAKLGKATEEEYRIGRFGLGDRNENGNRLAGLLSTRAEIDHILSNRRWCLLDVSVVPSFCSGSDHRLLRAKTRLSHTMEKNICYRQRRRKEVVYDDCVHEDSLSQGD, encoded by the exons GGAAAATTGATTTACCTCTGCCCGAGATCAACACAGCGGAATCGTTGTCCAGTGACCGTGAAGGCTGTGAACTGAACTATGAACCAGTGGTCGAGGAATCACTTCTAAGCGGGATCGATActggatata gcggtgttggttttgctgtgcacccatctgtcgtctatcttgtcgattctcacgagatcctgtcacttCGTCTGGctattcttcgcctccgccctctgcgccaaaaacccatcggtatcatcaactgctactcaccaacatcagcagctgatgaatccgatatgaacgcgttttacgaggagctggaggaagtaatccgcaacgagaagtccttctacaaattcgttgtcggagacttcaacgcaaaactaggaaaggctacagaagaggaatacaggattggaagatttggactaggggaccggaatgaaaatggcaatcgtctcgcggGGCTGTTgtcgactcgtgcggagatcgaccacatactcagcaaccggaggtggtgtctacttgatgtctcagtagtaccatccttttgtagtggttctgatcatcgtctccttcgtgcgaaaacacgacttagccacacgatggaaaagaacatctgctatcggcaacgaaggagaaaagaagtcgtctacgacgattgcgtacacgaggactccttgtcccaaggtgactga
- a CDS encoding hypothetical protein (NECATOR_CHRI.G1923.T1), whose translation MGAQQNQHRLHFATERTTGERRSNLRLLRTSLILDQGDTRMARHGGCLRLCTYNARTVSTDADLHALLGAAERIKFHVIALQETKCRRSDERQMNDGTLVIRGEKVVGAGGSNPQREVLLQIRCRRLQRKTRKGYRRGIQDWKIWTRGPE comes from the coding sequence atgggtgcacagcaaaaccaacaccgcctacatttcgcgacggaacgaacgaccggtgagaggcgatcaaatctcaggttgctcaggacgtcattgattctggaccaaggcgacacacgcatgGCTCGCCATGGAggctgtctcagactgtgtacttacaacgcgagaacagtgtctacagacgctgacctgcatgcccttctcggagctgcagagcgtatcaaatttcacgtgattgctctgcaggagactaagtgcagaaggagcgacgagcgacagatgaatgacggtacactcgtcattcgtggagagaaagttgtaggagctggaggaagtaatccgcaacgagaagtccttctacaaattcgttgtcggagacttcaacgcaaaactaggaaaggctacagaagaggaatacaggattggaagatttggactaggggaccggaatga
- a CDS encoding hypothetical protein (NECATOR_CHRI.G1924.T1) yields MNAFYEELEEVIRNEKSFYKFVVGDFNAKLGKATEEEYRIGRFGLGDRNENGNRLAGLLSTRAEIDHILSNRRWCLLDVSVVPSFCSGSDHRLLRAKTRLSHTMEKNICYRQRRRKEVVYDDCVHEDSLSQGD; encoded by the coding sequence atgaacgcgttttacgaggagctggaggaagtaatccgcaacgagaagtccttctacaaattcgttgtcggagacttcaacgcaaaactaggaaaggctacagaagaggaatacaggattggaagatttggactaggggaccggaatgaaaatggcaatcgtctcgcggGGCTGTTgtcgactcgtgcggagatcgaccacatactcagcaaccggaggtggtgtctacttgatgtctcagtagtaccatccttttgtagtggttctgatcatcgtctccttcgtgcgaaaacacgacttagccacacgatggaaaagaacatctgctatcggcaacgaaggagaaaagaagtcgtctacgacgattgcgtacacgaggactccttgtcccaaggtgactga